From a region of the Gossypium raimondii isolate GPD5lz chromosome 10, ASM2569854v1, whole genome shotgun sequence genome:
- the LOC105778019 gene encoding berberine bridge enzyme-like 8, which produces MGKLKAVVVVTMISTALSILWRATLHLEDNESFVRCLLDHSHPSHPISSAIYTPKSSSFSSVLESYIRNLRFNESSTPKPFLILTALHESHIQAAVTCGKSHGVQMKIRSGGHDYEGLSYVSTLPFFLLDMFNLRCIDVDIETETAWVQTGATLGEVFYRIAEKSKTHGFPAGVCPTVGVGGHISGAGYGNMMRKYGVSADNVLDALIIDANGRLLDRQSMGEDLFWAIRGGGGASFAVVLAYKIKLVRVPETVTVFQVDRTLEEDATDIVDQWQHVAYNLPQELFIRLMLDVVVKSSGEKTLRASFVSLFLGDSESLLSIMKERFPKLGLSKSDCIETSWVKSVLFWSNIPLETDIQVLLDRTPQTLDYLKRKSDYVREPIPKAGLESLWKKMMELEKPRMYFNPYGGKMAEIAAEEIPFPHRAGNLWKIQYLANWNEAGIEAANRYIDLTRRLHEFMTPFVSKNPRQAFLNYRDADLGSSSHGKASYSEARLNGMKWFMGNFDRLVQIKTEVDPTNFFSYEQSIPLLPHQVHLDDDM; this is translated from the coding sequence ATGGGGAAATTGAAGGCGGTGGTTGTTGTTACAATGATTTCCACCGCTCTATCTATTCTATGGAGGGCAACGTTACATTTAGAGGATAATGAAAGTTTTGTTCGATGTCTTTTAGATCATTCTCACCCTTCTCATCCCATTTCATCAGCAATCTATACGCCTAAATCCTCCTCCTTTTCATCTGTTTTGGAATCTTACATTAGAAACCTACGATTCAACGAGTCCTCCACACCAAAGCCTTTCCTTATTCTCACTGCACTCCATGAATCCCACATCCAAGCTGCCGTTACTTGCGGTAAAAGCCATGGGGTTCAGATGAAAATTCGAAGTGGAGGCCATGATTACGAGGGCTTATCTTATGTATCTActcttcctttctttctccTCGACATGTTCAATCTTCGATGCATAGATGTCGACATAGAAACCGAGACGGCTTGGGTTCAAACAGGAGCCACTCTTGGCGAAGTTTTTTATAGAATCGCGGAGAAGAGCAAAACACATGGGTTCCCAGCTGGTGTTTGCCCCACTGTTGGCGTTGGTGGTCACATTAGTGGAGCTGGTTATGGTAATATGATGAGAAAATATGGTGTGTCTGCTGATAACGTTCTCGATGCTCTTATTATCGATGCTAATGGTAGACTCCTCGATAGACAATCTATGGGTGAAGATCTTTTTTGGGCCATTAGAGGAGGTGGAGGTGCGAGCTTTGCTGTCGTTCTTGCTTATAAAATCAAGTTGGTTCGCGTCCCGGAGACAGTGACAGTGTTTCAGGTTGACAGAACTCTTGAAGAAGATGCTACAGACATTGTAGACCAATGGCAACATGTTGCATATAATCTGCCTCAAGAACTCTTCATCAGACTTATGTTGGATGTAGTAGTAAAAAGCAGTGGTGAAAAGACTTTGAGGGCTTCCTTCGTTTCCCTGTTTCTTGGAGATTCAGAGAGCCTCCTTTCGATCATGAAGGAGAGGTTCCCCAAGTTGGGTTTATCCAAATCTGACTGCATTGAAACAAGCTGGGTTAAATCAGTGCTATTTTGGTCCAACATTCCACTCGAAACAGACATTCAAGTGTTGCTTGATCGAACTCCTCAAACATTGGATTATCTGAAGAGGAAATCAGATTATGTGAGAGAACCAATCCCGAAGGCTGGTTTGGAGTCGCTTTGGAAGAAAATGATGGAGCTGGAAAAGCCTAGAATGTACTTTAATCCTTATGGTGGAAAAATGGCGGAAATTGCAGCAGAAGAAATTCCATTCCCACATAGAGCTGGAAATCTATGGAAGATTCAATATCTGGCGAATTGGAACGAAGCAGGGATTGAAGCAGCAAATCGTTACATAGATTTGACAAGGAGACTCCACGAGTTCATGACTCCTTTTGTGTCAAAGAACCCAAGGCAAGCATTTCTAAACTACAGAGACGCTGATTTGGGAAGCAGCTCCCATGGAAAAGCCTCGTATTCGGAAGCAAGACTTAATGGGATGAAGTGGTTTATGGGTAATTTCGACAGATTAGTGCAGATTAAAACCGAGGTTGATCCTACTAATTTCTTTAGTTATGAACAGAGCATCCCACTTCTCCCGCACCAAGTACATTTGGATGATGATATgtga